From a region of the Myxococcus virescens genome:
- a CDS encoding VanW family protein: protein MPSPPIAPRLLELSAHALLWKRSKQWMLQANRLVRWSATPERWPRPLLAPTHEKGVLLGSHTVNLQRSDSDADPVLEAGKQHNVRLAAPAFDGLLLAPDRPLSFWRTLGRLTERKGYRHGLALSGGCLTPSIGGGICLLANALFEFAARQGWHILERWGHTMEAVPPPPGALWGMDATVAWPYVDLVMAPREGPVRLGARVSDGKLRLSIHGADAPRTRSRLWSEDESLLELPEGTLRINRVVRRVEDIGSGAVLEERTIAENRRRLLNPEARKRTCLTCGETACHARVEVPRVEARAP from the coding sequence ATGCCCTCGCCGCCCATCGCTCCCCGACTCCTGGAGTTATCCGCCCACGCCCTGCTGTGGAAGCGAAGCAAGCAGTGGATGCTCCAGGCGAACCGGCTGGTGCGGTGGTCCGCGACCCCCGAGCGCTGGCCGCGCCCGCTCCTGGCGCCCACGCATGAGAAGGGCGTGCTCCTCGGTTCGCACACCGTCAATCTGCAGCGCTCGGACTCGGACGCGGACCCCGTGCTCGAAGCGGGCAAGCAGCACAACGTGCGTCTGGCGGCGCCGGCCTTCGATGGCCTCCTCCTCGCTCCGGACAGGCCCCTCTCTTTCTGGCGCACGCTGGGCCGGCTGACGGAGCGCAAGGGCTACCGGCATGGGTTGGCGCTGAGCGGTGGCTGTCTCACCCCGTCCATTGGAGGCGGCATCTGCCTTCTGGCCAATGCGCTCTTCGAGTTCGCCGCACGCCAGGGCTGGCACATCCTGGAGCGCTGGGGGCACACAATGGAGGCGGTACCCCCGCCGCCAGGTGCGCTGTGGGGAATGGATGCCACGGTGGCCTGGCCCTACGTGGACCTGGTGATGGCGCCTCGTGAGGGTCCGGTGCGGCTCGGAGCCCGCGTCTCGGACGGGAAGCTGCGGCTCTCCATCCATGGGGCGGACGCTCCCCGGACACGCTCACGGTTGTGGTCCGAGGACGAGTCCCTTCTCGAGCTCCCCGAGGGAACCCTGCGCATCAACCGCGTCGTGCGCCGAGTCGAAGACATCGGTTCTGGCGCCGTGCTCGAGGAGCGCACCATCGCCGAGAACCGGCGACGCCTGTTGAACCCCGAGGCGCGGAAGCGGACGTGCCTGACGTGCGGGGAGACCGCATGCCACGCCCGCGTCGAAGTCCCACGGGTGGAGGCCCGGGCGCCATGA
- a CDS encoding thiol-disulfide oxidoreductase DCC family protein yields the protein MPRAQPPDTVVLFDGVCNLCNGTVLFIIDRDPDARIRFAALQSQRAAALLAPHGVVPKEEPDSFVLLQDGKLYERSTAALRVARMLKGPWRFLYAFIVVPRPLRDLVYRIIARNRYRWFGREAQCRIPTPELRARFLPETAP from the coding sequence ATGCCCCGCGCCCAGCCCCCGGACACCGTGGTCCTCTTCGACGGCGTGTGCAACCTGTGCAACGGCACGGTCCTCTTCATCATCGACCGGGACCCGGACGCGCGCATCCGCTTCGCGGCGCTGCAGTCCCAGCGGGCCGCCGCGCTGCTGGCGCCGCATGGCGTCGTGCCCAAGGAGGAACCGGACAGCTTCGTCCTCCTGCAGGACGGCAAGCTGTACGAGCGCTCCACGGCCGCGCTCCGCGTCGCGCGGATGCTGAAGGGGCCGTGGCGGTTTCTCTACGCATTCATCGTGGTGCCCCGGCCGCTGCGCGACCTCGTCTACCGAATCATCGCGCGCAACCGCTACCGCTGGTTCGGCCGGGAAGCGCAGTGCCGCATCCCCACGCCCGAGCTGCGAGCCCGCTTCCTTCCGGAGACCGCGCCCTGA